The following coding sequences lie in one Mercenaria mercenaria strain notata chromosome 5, MADL_Memer_1, whole genome shotgun sequence genomic window:
- the LOC123557819 gene encoding patched domain-containing protein 3-like, with protein sequence MYYTEKMKVVFGSLALHIASHCWKVCIVGFLLNGLLGLGMLNLPRKSLLNNDIEEVYMPRETKTGETEQFILNLFPDYSGTDFYTHQAVKQPLYTEFIIWRKNKQSLINDSLYGEIYSLMQGIKNITLHYVNDTAVDYSHLCARRDDKCVTTGEEIIEQLRECKDGMLPLNTFQSENKTIFENPLFQLADYIIENDTLISAMYLKVRFNLRQDTILYEKHSKHWMDRFITHMKQIFELQESKDLSFTFSHSKSFLEELGNDTYTDIPYFSFVFTIYFFYMGFVMSGGNILAKRVNIGRMGIIVTPTSVLGAWGLLMACEVEFTNVIGVAPLFIVGHQIINTMITLSHLSDANDIPDSKLRVEYAVKMSALPVTTTMMCYVVPFTVAIFSKYYAIELVGIYVVATMVFNYVNHFVFYTACLAIHEQRIDAGRHCCICTKLRPREELEGRSCCIICCCSGSRPEKRTDTESSIEKISRKAMLRFLLTTTSKCISLFSYMLLTAFSVWGILNYKVDVLQTNEVLSTSYFHSWNEKHVSFYNETFTIQFVTIHPSGYANDLVTILDFEKKLKSKSFLNNQLLLSWNDLYENSSYVNYTSELALSLSVKNKFIPENNVFSRDIRFDQNDSSILASRCYINTKYTSTMSMISLKKELFDLADEMSDYLEDKYNDIDEHVLPFKTDDKYVSVHSPDFILTDAWKQPLWEYFIFTGTQIGLVICLLFLLKPNLSSLILIPLVYLSMVTCLFGVSRFLGIYLTQVSAIIYMMAGCFFVEVVVHTFYSYFQATGINKAARVNVILGTTSQSLFHAMFGQVLGLLVLFVVRSYVFVTVFRLAILTTGICVIFIILWVPILLSVFGPSATDTKSEILDSYKIDLTSISFDDVKINEQTGVDNPACLHTKRA encoded by the exons ATGTATTATACGGAAAAGATGAAAGTCGTATTTGGATCATTGGCACTCCATATCGCCTCCCATTGTTGGAAAGTCTGCATTGTCGGTTTCCTACTCAACGGTTTACTTGGACTGGGCATGCTAAACCTACCCAGAAAGAGCCTCCTCAATAACGATATAGAAGAAGTCTATATGCCGAGAGAAACGAAAACGGGGGAAACTGAACAATTTATCCTCAACCTGTTTCCGGATTACAGCGGGACAGACTTTTACACACACCAGGCGGTAAAGCAACCGCTGTATACGGAATTCATTATTTGGAGAAAGAACAAACAAAGTCTTATTAATGACTCCTTGTATGGAGAGATTTATTCTTTAATGCAAGGTATCAAAAATATCACCTTACACTATGTTAATGATACAGCAGTCGATTATTCACACCTCTGCGCTCGTAGGGATGACAAATGTGTAACTACTGGAGAAGAAATCATTGAGCAATTACGCGAATGTAAAGATGGAATGTTACCACTGAACACCTTTCAATCTGAAAACAAAACGatttttgaaaatcctttattTCAACTTGCAGATTACATAATTGAAAATGATACTCTTATAAGTGCCATGTATCTTAAAGTCAGGTTTAACCTCCGCCAAGATACCATACTATACGAAAAGCATTCCAAACATTGGATGGATCGTTTCATAACTCACATGAAACAAATATTTGAGCTTCAGGAAAGCAAAGATCTTTCTTTTACATTCTCACACTCAAAGTCATTTCTGGAAGAGCTCGGTAACGATACTTATACCGATATTCCTTACTTTTCATTCGtatttactatttatttcttttacatggGGTTTGTTATGTCTGGCGGAAATATTCTTGCCAAGAGGGTCAACATCGGGAGAATGGGAATCATCGTTACACCAACCAGTGTGCTAGGTGCATGGGGGCTGCTTATGGCGTGTGAGGTCGAATTCACAAATGTAATAGGTGTTGCGCCACTGTTTATAGTAG GCCATCAAATTATCAATACAATGATAACTCTATCGCACCTGTCTGATGCAAATGATATACCTGATTCCAAACTGCGTGTGGAATATGCGGTAAAAATGTCCGCTCTTCCGGTAACTACGACCATGATGTGCTATGTTGTTCCATTCACAGTGGCAATTTTCTCAAAGTATTACGCTATTGAGCTCGTAGGCATTTACGTAG TGGCAACTATGGTATTCAACTACGTCaaccattttgtattttacacTGCCTGTCTGGCTATACACGAGCAACGTATCGACGCCGGTCGTCACTGCTGTATCTGTACGAAGTTGAGACCCAGAGAAGAACTTGAAGGACGCAGCTGTTGTATCATCTGTTGCTGTAGTGGTAGCCGGCCTGAAAAAAGGACTGATACTGAAAGTTCAATTGAAAAGATTTCAAGGAAAGCCATGCTACGCTTTCTATTGACCACTACATCTAAATGCATTTCTTTGTTTTCCTATATGTTATTAACTGCATTTTCTGTATGGGGTATTCTTAACTACAAGGTGGATGTATTACAGACAAACGAAGTTCTTTCAACTTCTTATTTCCATAGCTGGAATGAAAAACATGTAAGTTTTTATAACGAAACGTTTACTATACAGTTTGTGACCATTCATCCTAGCGGATATGCAAATGACTTGGTAACAATATTAGactttgaaaaaaagttaaaatcaaaatcattCTTGAATAACCAACTTCTACTATCCTGGAACGATTTGTATGAAAATAGTTCGTATGTAAATTACACATCAGAGTTAGCTTTGAGTTTATCGgtcaaaaacaaatttattccaGAAAATAATGTCTTTTCTCGTGATATACGTTTTGATCAAAATGATTCAAGCATTCTTGCATCAAGATGTTACATAAACACGAAATATACATCAACCATGTCCATGATTTCATTGAAGAAAGAGCTCTTCGATTTAGCTGATGAAATGAGTGACTATTTAGAAGACAAATATAATGACATTGACGAACATGTCCTGCCTTTTAAGACAGATGATAAGTATGTTTCTGTACATTCACCAGATTTTATCTTAACTGACGCATGGAAGCAACCGCTTTGGGAGTATTTCATATTCACTGGAACACAAATAGGGCTAGTGATATGTCTACTGTTTCTTCTGAAACCAAATTTGTCCTCTCTTATTCTCATACCACTAGTATATCTTTCGATGGTTACCTGTCTCTTTGGTGTATCTCGCTTCTTAGGAATTTATTTGACTCAAGTCTCTGCAATCATCTATATGATGGCGGGATGTTTCTTTGTGGAAGTTGTCGTTCACACATTTTATTCATACTTTCAAGCAACTGGAATAAACAAAGCGGCACGTGTAAATGTGATTTTAGGCACGACATCACAATCTTTATTCCATGCTATGTTTGGACAGGTTTTAGGACTTCTGGTGTTGTTTGTGGTAAGGTCCTACGTTTTCGTGACTGTTTTTAGGCTTGCTATTCTCACAACTGGCATTTGTGTCATCTTTATCATTCTTTGGGTACCTATCTTATTGTCTGTTTTTGGGCCTAGTGCCACAGACACTAAGTCGGAAATACTAGATAGTTACAAGATAGACCTAACTTCTATAAGTTTTGAtgatgtaaaaataaatgaacaaaccGGTGTGGATAACCCTGCCTGCTTACATACTAAAAGGGCATAG